A genomic stretch from Lathyrus oleraceus cultivar Zhongwan6 chromosome 2, CAAS_Psat_ZW6_1.0, whole genome shotgun sequence includes:
- the LOC127123641 gene encoding uncharacterized protein LOC127123641, with protein sequence MRTSLDDILSELRHQNDAEAERDVLLRNLHRQQEEMRITINQLRDSHVDYVERDEHNMVEHIEQMIDVRMEVSGTREYMQHMPHPAFGRGAVRVPPKKVAPTTKRSTKAREEDTSKATTTKPKATDNPKKRKQKETEVKAIESDDEDLSPDASKPTKQRRKKQLKLQGSPIHPKTKTNASKRPSSLKIPGAESEPKLKKTLEQMESDNSSPGVEDPKAVAGSPQHPTITLIVITILPESSGAPTYHATTSLDFDKGSIGEVNNPATERQENSPPKITTQHSHTSGSEHEDEQDEDAPVEKDAEMQDAREIPEDESEDGSPETNQDMGDPDNEEEDDQSIFNFDIEPPEDEDEDRNDVGDEERNVQADQ encoded by the exons ATGAGGACATCACTTGATGATATCCTCAGTGAGCTTAGACATCAGAATGATGCTGAAGCGGAGCGTGACGTGCTTCTTAGAAACCTACATAGGCAGCAGGAGGAAATGAGGATCACCATTAATCAACTCCGAGATAGTCATGTCGACTATGTTGAGAGGGATGAACATAACATGGTTGAACACATTGAGCAGATGATAGACGTGCGTATGGAAGTATCAGGTACGAGGGAGTATATGCAGCATATGCCCCATCCTGCATTTGGTAGAGGAG CTGTAAGAGTTCCTCCCAAGAAAGTTGCCCCCACAACAAAAAGATCCACTAAAGCAAGAGAGGAAGATACCAGCaaagcaacaacaacaaag CCAAAAGCCACCGATAACCCCAAGAAAAGAAAGCAAAAAGAAACTGAGGTCAAAGCCATTGAATCTGATGACGAAGACTTATCTCCAGATGCCTCTAAACCCACCAAACAAAGGAGGAAGAAACAACTGAAGCTTCAAGGTTCTCCTATCCATCCGAAAACAAAAACCAATGCTTCAAAGAGACCTTCTTCCCTAAAAATACCTGGGGCTGAATCTGAGCCTAAGTTGAAGAAGACGTTAGAACAAATGGAGAGTGATAACTCCAGTCCTGGGGTTGAAGACCCTAAG GCTGTTGCAGGAAGTCCCCAACATCCAACCATCACACTGATCGTCATTACAATTCTCCCTGAAAGCAGTGGGGCTCCCACTTATCATGCCACAACTTCCCTTGATTTCGACAAAGGGTCTATAGGCGAAGTAAACAATCCTGCTACAGAAAGACAAGAAAACTCTCCACCAAAAATCACCACCCAACATTCCCACACTAGTGGCTCTGAACATGAGGATGAGCAAGATGAAGATGCCCCAGTGGAAAAAGATGCAGAAATGCAAGATGCTAGGGAAATTCCTGAAGACGAATCTGAAGACGGTTCACCTGAAACTAACCAAGATATGGGTGATCCTGATAACGAAGAAGAAGATGATCAATCTATATTTAACTTCGACATAGAACCCCCAGAGGATGAGGATGAGGATCGAAATGATGTTGGAGATGAAGAAAGGAATGTCCAAGCGGATCAATAA